The following coding sequences lie in one Micromonospora sp. R77 genomic window:
- a CDS encoding rhodanese-like domain-containing protein, with product MTETRTDSCPVPPPGSRGIDELLAAARARLTRLDPEQAHLAYRAGALLVDIRPAGQRAAHGTVPGALAIERNVLEWRFDPRCPARLPQAVDYDVPVVILCQEGYTSSLAAAALQEIGLHRATDVVGGFVAWRVAGLPTLGPTPPHRPSSAAPRSPPAAR from the coding sequence ATGACCGAGACCCGTACCGACAGCTGTCCGGTGCCACCGCCCGGATCGCGGGGCATCGACGAGCTGCTCGCCGCCGCCCGCGCCCGGCTGACCCGGCTCGACCCGGAGCAGGCCCACCTCGCGTACCGGGCGGGAGCCCTGCTGGTCGACATCCGCCCGGCCGGCCAGCGGGCCGCGCACGGGACGGTCCCGGGCGCGCTCGCGATCGAGCGCAACGTCCTGGAGTGGCGCTTCGACCCACGCTGCCCGGCCCGGCTGCCGCAGGCCGTCGACTACGACGTGCCGGTGGTGATCCTCTGCCAGGAGGGCTACACCTCCTCGCTGGCCGCCGCCGCGCTCCAGGAGATCGGCCTGCACCGGGCCACCGACGTCGTCGGCGGCTTCGTCGCCTGGCGCGTCGCCGGCCTGCCCACCCTCGGCCCCACCCCGCCGCACCGTCCCTCGTCCGCCGCGCCCCGGTCACCGCCGGCCGCGCGCTGA
- a CDS encoding winged helix-turn-helix domain-containing protein: MSVVAISPRVPRWPPRPGGAPAAHRADPDHHPRPRSRRPHPGLALLVEVLGDLAATGEVVPQHPAAPPRAVGPWPRATDPLPSAADAESDRQDPEPVRVLAASREVRQGVRAVPLTRIEFDLLHFLAAHPRRVFTRAQLLSHVWGYEHAVARTVDVHVRRLRAKFGPDTPLLTTVYGVGYRLADAARVVVEPDH; this comes from the coding sequence ATGTCCGTCGTCGCCATCTCCCCGCGCGTACCGCGGTGGCCGCCCCGACCGGGCGGCGCCCCGGCCGCGCACCGCGCCGACCCTGACCATCACCCTCGACCTCGGTCCCGGCGGCCTCACCCCGGGCTGGCCCTGCTCGTCGAGGTGCTCGGCGACCTCGCCGCGACCGGCGAGGTCGTGCCGCAGCACCCGGCCGCCCCGCCGCGCGCGGTGGGCCCATGGCCCCGCGCGACGGACCCGCTGCCTTCGGCCGCCGACGCGGAGTCCGATCGACAGGACCCCGAACCGGTACGCGTGCTGGCCGCCTCCCGGGAGGTCCGCCAGGGGGTACGGGCCGTCCCGCTGACCCGGATCGAGTTCGACCTGCTGCACTTCCTCGCCGCGCACCCGCGCCGGGTCTTCACCCGCGCGCAACTGCTCTCCCACGTCTGGGGCTACGAGCACGCGGTGGCCCGCACGGTCGACGTGCACGTCCGCCGCCTGCGCGCCAAGTTCGGCCCCGACACACCCCTGCTGACCACCGTGTACGGCGTCGGCTACCGGCTCGCCGACGCCGCCCGGGTGGTGGTCGAGCCGGACCACTGA
- a CDS encoding winged helix-turn-helix domain-containing protein, with translation MSVSPASSRAGWHTSQPAVPGRPPGGQRRPANTAAPVLTVTLSIPLAAEESLTPAARRLLDAAREMLERGEGVVSSGPAPGDRRPDVVPAGRAPTRPLAPTIPALHILASSRSVLRDGEPLPLTRLEFDLLLHLVAHPRRVFTRLQLLNAVWGYEHAGVRTVDVHVRRLRGKVGVDVPLVTTVYGVGYRLADDARVTIDRTG, from the coding sequence ATGTCGGTCAGCCCCGCCTCGTCGCGCGCCGGATGGCATACGTCCCAACCCGCGGTCCCCGGTCGTCCCCCCGGCGGCCAGCGTCGCCCCGCGAACACGGCCGCACCCGTGCTCACCGTGACCCTGTCCATCCCGCTCGCCGCGGAGGAGTCGCTGACCCCGGCGGCCCGCCGGCTGCTCGACGCCGCCCGGGAGATGCTGGAACGCGGGGAGGGCGTGGTCTCCAGTGGTCCCGCGCCGGGCGACCGGCGGCCCGACGTGGTGCCGGCGGGCCGGGCCCCGACCCGGCCGCTCGCGCCGACCATCCCGGCCCTGCACATCCTGGCCTCGTCCCGGTCGGTGCTGCGCGACGGCGAGCCGCTGCCGCTGACCCGGCTGGAGTTCGACCTGCTGCTGCACCTGGTCGCCCACCCCCGGCGGGTCTTCACCCGGTTGCAGCTGCTCAACGCCGTCTGGGGCTACGAGCACGCCGGCGTCCGCACGGTGGACGTGCACGTGCGCCGGCTGCGCGGCAAGGTCGGCGTGGACGTCCCGCTGGTCACCACGGTCTACGGGGTGGGTTACCGCCTCGCCGACGACGCCCGGGTCACCATCGACCGCACCGGCTGA